The following proteins come from a genomic window of Thiothrix winogradskyi:
- a CDS encoding arylamine N-acetyltransferase family protein: MESAIFNLTAYCQRIGYTGELRPDLATVQALMQHQLRSVPFENLDVLAGKPISLNPADIVAKIVGKQRGGYCYEVNGLFAMALQALQIPYQFVAARPMFYPMKRPRTHMALLVTLDGVEWLCDLGFGSYGIRAPLRLDVLETPISQGCDTFMLSEEGGDIVLKAQVEGAWVKQYGFNRCPVEWIDFAPANWLNSTHPDAVFTQKPLVVRFTANGRNILFGDSFKQVKEGMTTQCTLAPHEQAAVLAEHFGIKH, encoded by the coding sequence ATGGAATCAGCAATATTTAACCTCACCGCTTACTGCCAGCGCATCGGCTACACGGGTGAATTACGCCCCGACCTTGCCACCGTGCAAGCCTTGATGCAACACCAGTTGCGCAGTGTACCCTTTGAAAATCTGGATGTATTGGCAGGCAAACCCATTTCCCTCAACCCCGCCGACATCGTGGCGAAAATCGTTGGCAAGCAGCGCGGCGGCTACTGCTACGAAGTCAACGGGCTGTTTGCAATGGCACTGCAAGCGTTGCAAATTCCTTATCAATTCGTTGCCGCCCGCCCGATGTTTTACCCCATGAAACGCCCGCGTACCCACATGGCGTTGCTGGTCACGTTGGACGGAGTGGAATGGCTGTGTGATTTGGGTTTTGGCAGTTACGGCATCCGCGCACCGCTGCGCTTGGATGTGCTGGAAACACCCATCTCACAAGGCTGTGACACTTTCATGCTGAGTGAGGAAGGTGGTGATATTGTCCTCAAAGCGCAAGTGGAGGGTGCATGGGTGAAGCAATACGGCTTTAATCGTTGCCCAGTTGAGTGGATTGATTTTGCCCCGGCAAACTGGTTGAACTCTACCCATCCTGACGCGGTGTTTACCCAGAAACCGTTGGTGGTACGCTTCACCGCAAACGGACGCAATATTCTGTTTGGTGACAGTTTCAAGCAGGTGAAGGAAGGTATGACCACGCAATGCACTCTTGCCCCACACGAACAAGCGGCGGTATTGGCGGAACATTTCGGTATCAAACACTGA
- a CDS encoding PhzF family phenazine biosynthesis protein, with translation MIAETFNIPVFQVDAFTSQPFSGNPAAVCLLDKAADAHWMQAVGAEMNLSETAFVWREADGFALRWFTPTVEVDLCGHATLATAHILWQEGWLASDATARFYTRSGVLTAQLVGKRIVLDFPATPATTASAPTGLLAALGVTDATVFSNHVDYLVLLESEAEVRRIQVDFAALKACQVTRGIIVTAAAHGTEYDFVSRFFAPAAGIDEDPVTGSAHCTLAPFWAERLGKNSLQAYQASARGGEVLVEWLGERVLLAGSSVTVFSGTLWV, from the coding sequence ATGATTGCCGAGACTTTCAATATTCCCGTGTTTCAAGTTGATGCCTTCACCAGCCAACCCTTTTCCGGCAATCCAGCCGCCGTGTGTCTGTTGGATAAGGCCGCCGATGCGCATTGGATGCAAGCAGTCGGGGCGGAAATGAACCTGAGCGAAACCGCGTTCGTCTGGCGCGAGGCCGACGGTTTTGCATTACGCTGGTTTACCCCAACGGTTGAAGTTGATTTGTGCGGACATGCCACGCTGGCTACTGCCCACATTCTTTGGCAGGAAGGTTGGTTAGCCAGCGACGCAACCGCCCGTTTTTATACCCGCAGCGGTGTTCTGACGGCGCAACTCGTCGGCAAGCGGATTGTGCTGGATTTTCCCGCGACACCGGCGACAACAGCATCAGCACCCACCGGGCTGTTGGCAGCCTTGGGCGTGACGGACGCGACGGTATTTTCCAACCATGTCGATTATTTGGTGCTGCTGGAGAGTGAAGCCGAAGTACGGCGGATACAAGTGGATTTTGCCGCCCTCAAAGCCTGCCAAGTCACACGCGGCATCATAGTGACGGCTGCGGCGCACGGCACGGAATACGATTTCGTGTCACGCTTTTTTGCCCCCGCAGCAGGCATCGACGAAGACCCGGTAACAGGCTCGGCGCATTGCACACTTGCCCCTTTTTGGGCGGAGCGTTTGGGTAAAAACAGCCTGCAAGCGTATCAAGCATCCGCCCGTGGCGGTGAAGTATTGGTCGAATGGTTGGGTGAACGGGTATTGCTGGCGGGTTCATCCGTGACGGTATTCAGCGGAACATTGTGGGTTTGA